Sequence from the Nocardia cyriacigeorgica GUH-2 genome:
GTCGGTGAGGGCGCCAAGGGCAACGAGGGCACCTCGGCCGCGGTGAAGAACACCAAGAACTCGATCACCTACAACGAGTGGTCCTTCGCCAAGGCGCAGAACCTGTCCATCGCCAAGGTGATCACCTCCGCAGGCCCGGAGCCGGTGACCCTGTCGGCCGAGTCGGCCGGTAAGGCGATCGACGGCGTGAAGATCAAGGGCGAGGGCAACGACCTGGCCCTGGACACCTCCTCGTTCTACAAGCCCACTCAGGCCGGGGCCTACCCGATCGTGATGGCCACCTACGAGATCGTGTGCTCCGATTACGCCGACGACAATGTCGCCACCGCCGTCAAGGCGTTCCTGACCTCGGCCGTCACCAACGGCCAGGAGGGACTGGAGGAGGCCGGGTACATCCCGATCCCCGACCAGTTCAAGACCAAGCTGACCGCCGCGATCAACGCCATCTCCTGATCGCCGTCCAGCCATGACCGTGCACCCTGAGGTGGCCCCTGCCGGTTCGTCGAAGTCGACGGGCCGGCAGGCGGCTGGAGATACTGCGCCTATGTCGAGCGAACCCAAGCCCGAGACACCTTCTGTCAAGGGACGACAGCCCCACAGCCAGCGGACCGAAACGATCTTCCGGTCGCTGGCCACGGCAGCGGGCGCGACGATCGTCGGCGCCATCGCGCTGATCGCGCTGTTCCTATTGATTCGCGCGGTTCCCTCGGTCATGGCCAACGAGGCCAACTTCTTCACCAGCGCCGAGTTCTCCACCACGAACGCCGACCACCTGCGGTTCGGCATTCGCGATCTGTTCATGGTCACGGTGCTGAGCTCGATCTTCGCGCTGGTCGTCGCGGTGCCGATCGGCGTCGGCATCGCGCTGTTCCTGACCCATTACGCGCCCACCCGGATGGCCAAGCCGTTCGCCATGCTGATCGATCTGCTGGCCGCGGTGCCCTCGATCGTGTTCGGTCTGTGGGGCTTTCTGGTGCTGGCGCCGCAGATCGAGCCGGTCCAGCGTTTCCTCAACGAGAACCTGGGCTGGTTCTTCCTGTTCGCCGAGGGCAATGTCTCGATCTCCGGTGGCGGCACGATCTTCACCGCGGGCGTGATCCTGGCGGTGATGATCCTGCCGATCATCACCTCGGTCTCGCGTGAGGTGTTCGCGCTGACCCCGGTCTCGCATATCGAAGCGGCGCAGGCGCTCGGCGCGACCAAATGGGAAGTCGTGCGGATGACGGTGCTGCCCTACGGCCGCAGCGGTGTGATCGCCGGGTCCATGCTCGGCCTCGGCCGCGCGCTCGGTGAGACCATCGCGGTGCTCATCGTGCTGCGCACCGCCGCCCAGCCCGGCAGCTGGTCGCTGTTCGACGGCGGCTACACCTTCGCCTCCCGGATCGCCGCCTCGGCCGCGGAATTCAGCGCCGCGCTGCCCACCGGCGCCTACATCGCGGCAGGCTTCGTGCTGTTCGCCCTGACCTTCGTGGTCAACGCGCTGGCCCGGTTGGCGTCCGGCGGAAAGGTCAACTCCTGATGACTACCACCACCACGCTCGACAAACCGGTCAAGGCGCCCACCTTCCGGCATGTGAGCACCGGCCGCCGCATCCGCAATAACATCGCCACCGGCCTGATCACGCTGTGCTTCGGCATCGCGCTGATCCCGCTGGTGTGGGTGCTGTGGATGGTGATCAGCAAGGGCTTCGAGGCGATCGTCGCCCCCGAATGGTGGACCCATTCGCAGAAGGGCGTGCTGCCGGACGAGACCGCAGGCGGTGTGTACCACGCGATCTACGGCACCATCGTCCAGTCCGCGGTGGCCGCGATCATCGCGGTGCCGCTGGGCATCATGGCCGCGATCTTCCTGGTCGAATACGGTCGCGGCCGGCTGGCCAAGGTGACCACCTTCATGGTCGACATCCTCGCCGGCGTGCCCTCGATCGTCGCGGCGCTGTTCATCTTCGCGCTGTGGATCGCGACCCTCGGCTTCCCGCAGAGCTCGTTCGCGGTCTCGCTGGCCCTGGTGCTGCTGATGCTGCCGGTGGTGGTGCGCAGCACCGAGGAAATGCTCAAGCTCGTCCCCGACGAACTGCGTGAGGCGTCCTACGCCCTCGGTGTGCCGAAGTGGAAGACCATCGTGCGCATCGTCATCCCCACCGCGCTGCCCGGCATGATCAGCGGCATCCTGCTCGCCCTGGCCCGCGTCATGGGTGAGACCGCGCCGGTGCTGGTGCTGGTCGGCTACTCCAAGTCGATCAACTTCAACATCTTCGACGGCAATATGGCCTCGCTGCCGCTGCTGATCTACCAAGAGCTGGCGAACCCGGAACCGGCAGGCCGGCTGCGGGTGTGGGGCGCGGCGCTGACCCTGATCCTGATGATCGCGCTGCTGTATCTGGCCGCTGCCGCGGTCAACAAACTGCTCACGCGGAACCGATAGAAGCGAACGGATACCCACGATGGCCAAGCGGATCGATATCAAAGACCTGAACATCTACTACGGCAAATTCCACGCCGTGGCCGACGTATCCCTGACCGTGCTGCCGCGCAGCGTCACCGCCTTCATCGGACCGTCGGGTTGCGGTAAGTCCACCGTGCTGCGGTCGCTGAACCGGATGCACGAGGTCACCCCGAGTGCCCGCGTCGAGGGCGCGGTGCTGCTCGACGGCGAGGACATCTACGGCTCGCAGATCGACCCGGTCGGTGTGCGCCGCACCATCGGCATGGTGTTCCAGCGCCCGAACCCGTTCCCCACCATGTCGATTCGCGACAATGTGGTGGCCGGGCTGAAGTTGCAGGGCGTGCGCAGCAAGGCCGAACTCGACGAGGTCGCCGAGCGCTCGCTGCGCGGGGCGAACCTGTGGAACGAGGTCAAGGACCGGCTCGACAAGCCGGGCGGCGGCCTGTCCGGCGGTCAGCAGCAGCGTCTGTGCATCGCCCGCGCCATCGCGGTCTCGCCCGACGTGCTGCTGATGGACGAGCCGTGTTCGGCGCTGGACCCGATCTCCACCCTGGCGATCGAGGACCTGATCACCGAGCTGAAGAAGGAATTCACCATCGTCATCGTCACCCACAACATGCAGCAGGCTGCGCGCGTGAGTGACCAGACCGGCTTCTTCAACCTGGAGGCCCAGGGCAAGCCCGGCAAGCTGATCGAGATCGACGACACCGAGAAGATCTTCTCCAACCCGTCGCAGAAGCAGACCGAGGACTACATCTCCGGCCGCTTCGGATAGGCAGGCAGCCGGTCTCGACCGGCTTCCGGCAATACAGAAAGGGCCCGCGTGATCCGCGGGCCCTTTTCTCGTCTACACCTCGGCGTCGTCGTCCGGCGGTAGTTCACCGGTGACCAGGAAGATCACCCGGCGGCCGATCTCGACGGCGTGGTCGGCGAAGCGTTCGTAGTAGCGGCCGAGCAGCGTGACATCCACGGCCGCGGCCACGCCGTACTTCCAGTCGCGGTCCATCAGCAGGGTGAACAGGTGGCGGTGCAGGTCGTCCATCGCGTCGTCCTGCTGGTTGAGCTGGGCCGCGCGCTCGGGGTCGCGGGTTTCGAGCACCTCCTTGGCGCTCTCACCCATGCTGACGGCGATCCGGCCCATCTCGGCGAAGTAGCCGTTCACCGATTCCGGCACCGCATGGTTCGGATGACGCCTGCGGGTCACCTTGGCCACGTGCAGGGCCAGCGCACCCATCCGGTTGACGTCGTTGACGATCTGGATGGCGCTCACGACCTGACGCAGATCGCCGGCCACCGGCGCCTGCAACGCCAGCAGCGCGAAGGTGCGCTCCTCGACGTCGGAGATCATCTCCGAGATCCGGTCGTATTCACTGATCACCTGTTCGGCCAACGTCAGATCGGCCTGGAGCAGCGACTGGGTGGCCCGGTCCATGGCCGAACCCGCGAGACCGGCCATCTCGCCCAGCAGCTGAGCGAGACCGGCCATTTGCTCGTTGTAGATGACACGCATGAAAACTGACATTAGTTCGCGGCGCTGTCCAAGTCACGAACAGCGGGTGAAATGCCGGGGCCGCGTCAGGCGCAGATGTCGTCGGCGGCGTTGATGTGCTCGAGATCCTCGGGCAGCGCGGTCTGGGTGGGGCTCGACGGTGCGGCCGCGATATCGGTGATTTCCTCGCCGACGGCGGCCGGTTCGCTGATCACGCCCTGGTAGTCGGTGCCGAGCACGACCTCGATGATGCCGCCGAGCTCGCCGGCGTCGGCGGGCGACATGGTCGCACCAGGGATCGCGCTGGCAACCGTTGCCGCCTCCGTCTCGTAGCCCTCCTCGTACCGCACGATGGTGGAATCGGTGGTGCCGCCGGTGTAGTTGCCGGTGTTGTAGATCGGGAAGCCCACATTGTTCAGCTTGTTGGCTACGGTGGCGGCTTGGCCGCTGATCCCGGAGCCATTGGAGACCAGCAGCGACACGGTGCTCGGGTCCACGGCGACGTAGGAGGGCGGCACGGGGGGTGTGGGCGTATCGGCCGGGGTCGGCGCGGCCGCGCCCGGCTTCTCGCCCGGCAGTGGCCGGTCGTCGCGGATCGCCTTGAAGATGGCCTTGATGTCGGATTCGCGGGGGATCTCGTTGCCGTAGGCGTTGGTGCCCGAGGTCGGGATGGTCAGGAAGGTGACCGCGCCCGCGTTCACGTCCGCCAGCGATCGCCCGAGCGTCAGCAGGTCGTCGGGCTTGACCTTGTCGACGAACGTCGCCTGGGTGAAGGCCTTGATGAAACCGTTCAGCTTGCCGAGGTCGAGCAGGACCTTGCTGGACAGCGCGGTGCGCAGCAGCGAGGCCAGGAACTTCTGCTGCCGGTTGATCCGGTCGTAGTCGCCGCGGATCTCGCCGTAGACCTTGCGGGCGCGCACATAGTTCAGCGCGGTGGCTCCGTTGATGATCTGCTTGCCCGGCTTCTCCAGCACGGTGCCCAGCTCGCCGTCGATCAGCGGTTCGGTGGTGCAGACCTGCACACCGCCGACCTGGTCGACCATGGCCTCGAAACCGGCGAAATCGATGCCGATGAAGTGGTTGATGGTGCTGCCGGTCAGCCGCTGGATGGTGGAGACCAGGCAGCGCGGGCCGCCGAGGGCGTAGACCGCGTTGAGCTTGTCGCCGATGAACGGTTCGTAGGTTTCCTCGGTGTAGTCGTTCTTGGCGTTGTCCCAGCCTTTGCATTCGGGCCGGCTGACGTCCAGGTCGCGCGGGAACGACACCACCACCACGCGCTGGCGGTTCTTCGGCACGTGTACCAGCAGGACGGTGTCGGCGCGCGCGCCCTCGGCGTCCTCGATCGTGCCCGCGCCCAGTTTGCCGTTGGCGCCCGCCCGGGTGTCGGTGCCGACGATCAGGTAGTTCTCGTCGCCGAGCTGGGCATTGCCGTCGATGACGTCCTCGGAGTTGTCGCCGAGCGCCGACACCTGGGTGAAGCCGTTGCCGCTGGCCCGCAGATAACTCCAGCCGCCGCCGGTGATCAGCAGTGCGACGGCAGCGGAGATGGCCAGCGCAGCTCGCCCGGCCATCCGGGCCTTGCGGTGCTTGCGCAGCTTGCTCTCGGCCAGCCGCGTGCGTTTCGGGGCTCCGACGGCCTCCGGAGTGGCGGTGTCGGTGGTCGGCCAGTCGCCGGTCTTGCCGCGCCCGCGACCGGGGCGCTTGGTCTGCTCGACCGGCGCGATGACGTCGGTGACCTCTTCGGGCGGCTCCGCGGTGCGTCGAGTGGTGTCCGCGGTGCCCGCGATGTCCTGCACGACGGGGGACGCGCCGGTCTTTCCCGCACCGCGCGCGGGTGTGCTGCCGGATTGCCGGCCGCGGCCGGCGGCGGCCGCCGGTGCCGCCGAAACGGGAGCACCGGACGCGGCTTGACGGCGTTTCGGGTCCGGGCGATTCGGCCCGGCCTCCGGATCACCGGACCGGCGGGTGGGTTCGGCCCTGCGCCCGGTGGCCTCGGGCTGACGCCGCATCGCCCCGGTCTCCCGGCCACGGGGCGCGGGCTCGCCGGGAGGACGGGAAGCGTCGGCGAGAGTGGGGTCGACGGCCCGGCGCTGGGTCGGTTCGCCGCGGCGCTGCGCGGCCCGCCTGCCGTCATCGGCCGGCGGCGGTGCGGCGGGGCGCTGGTTCGCGACCGTGCGCCGCTGAGTGGGTTCTGCTCCGGCGGGTGGCTGGGCCGGGCGCGGCTGTCGTGCTCCGGGCGCGGGCCGCTGTGCCGGTGCTACCGGCTGGCGGGACGCGGTATCGGGTCGCTGCGCCGGCGCCGGACGCCCCTGGGCCTCACCGCGGCCGGGCTCGGCCGATCGGCGGCGGCTGATGCGTTCGCTGTCGACCCGGTTGACCAGATCCTGGACCGAGATCGAGGGGGATTCGGCGTCCGCGGGGTCGGCGTGGCGGGCTCTGCGTGGCGCGTCGAATCCGTCCCGTTCGGGGGAACCCGCCGCGGGATACCGCTCCCACGGGGCGCGACCTCCGGGCCGTGGCGCATGCCCGTGCCGATCGTCACCCACCAACGAACCTCGCTTTTCGTTCTGCCTCAGTGCCCGGCCGGACTGCTGTGCTCCAGTCTTACCGCTGTTCGGCCGCGCGTGGCGATGTTGCCGCCGCTACCGGCCGACCGAAGTGATTCCGCAATGATAACGATTCCGCCACGGTCGGCCACCCGACGAGAAGCCCGCTCGACCGAAACGTCATATGCCGAAGCGAATGCTGAACGGTTGCCCGCAGCGGTGACGCGGGGCGGGTCAGCCGCCGCTGTGCATGAGGTCCGCGCCGGCGGGGACGGCCGGATCGTCGGGATCGTCGAGCCAGCCGTGCGGCAGCGCCACCTTGCCCGGCGAGCCCTGCCGCCCGCGCGGGCCCTCGGCGTCACGCGGGAACGGCACGGTGGGGTCGAGCTGTCCGATGAGGTCCTCGAGCTGCACCAGACTCGACACGGTCGCGAACGACCGGCGCAAATCGGCACCGACCGGGAAGCCCATCAGATACCAGGCCATGTGTTTGCGCAGGTCACGCATGGCCTTGTCCTCGCCGAGGTGTTCGGCCAGCAGGGCGCCGTGCCGGTACAGCACCTCGCCCACGCGGCCCAGGTTCGGCGGTTCGGGCAGCGGCTCGCCGCGCAGCGCGGCCTGCAATTCGGCGAACAGCCACGGCCGGCCCAGGCAGCCGCGGCCGACCACGACGCCGTCGCAGCCGGTCTCGTCCATCATCCGCACGGCGTCGTCGGCGGAGAAGATATCGCCGTTGCCAAGCACCGGAATCGTGGTGACGGCTTCTTTGAGCCGGGCGATCGCCGACCAGTCGGCCTGCCCGGAATACCGCTGGGCGGCCGTGCGCGCGTGCAGCGCGACCGCGGCGGCGCCCTCGGCTTCGGCGATCCGGCCTGCGTCGAGGTAGGTGAGGTGATCGTCGTCGATGCCGATGCGGAACTTCACCGTCACCGGGACGCCGGCGGGCTCGGCCCCGGCGACCATCGCGCGCACGATCCGGGCGAACAGCGCCCGCTTGTAGGGCAGCGCGGCACCGCCACCGAGCCGGGTGACCTTGGGCACCGGGCAGCCGAGATTGAGGTCGATGTGGTCGGCCCAGCCCTCGCCGACGATGATGCGCACCGCCTCGCCCAGCGTCGCCGGGTCCACGCCGTAGAGCTGCATCGACCGCGGATGTTCGTCCTCGTCGAACGACATCATGTGCAAGGTCTTCTCATTGCGTTCCACCACCGCGCGCGCGGTGATCATCTCGCACACGTAGATCGAGGTGGGACTGCCGAATTCGCGGCAGAGTTTGCGGAACGCCAGATTCGTGATTCCGGCCATCGGCGCGAGCACCACCGCCGGATCGACCGGATACGGCCCGATCCGCAGCTGGGTGCTCAGCTCGCTCGTCGTCATCGTCACGCCCTCCAGTGTCTCATCCGTCCTGCACTGCTCAGCGCGACGATCGGCTCACACTCCGCCCGGCCGGTCAGGTGGTGTATGTGACCCTCGGTTCGAGGTACTTGTGACCAAGTCGTTAGCCTGGTGTTCGCAAGGCATCGCCGCCGGGGAGTTTGTGCGATGCGGTATGGGATCGAAAGAGGATCAATGACCGAGCACTCCGGAAGCGGCGCCACCGCGACCATCGAGAAAGAAGCCGCTACGGCTGCGACGGCGCCGACACCCGACAACAACCGACCAGGCACCGTTTCGGTGCAGGTCTCCACCATCGTGCGCGGCGCCGTCATCGGTGCGCTCGCGGTCGCCGTGGTGGTCTTCGCCGCGCTGTGGTGGTCCGCGCGCGGCGAGGTCGCCGACCGCGAGGCCCGCGATGCGGCGGTGGCCCGCGCCGAACAGGTCGCCACCGACTACGCCGTCGGTGCCGCGACCGTCAACTACCAGGACATCAACGGCTGGGTGAGCAGCCTCAAGGCCGGCACCACCGATCAGCTGGCCGGCAAGTTCGACTCCACCGCGCCCAAGCTCGAGCGCATCCTGGTGCCGCTGAAGTGGACCTCGACCGCGGCGCCGATCACCGCGAAGGTGGTCTCCGAGCAGAACGGCGTCTACCAGGTGAGCGTGTTCGTCAACGTGAACTCCACCAACGCCCAGACGCCGGACGGTGCGCAGACCACCGTCAGCTACAACGTGACCGTCGATGAGAATTCCGACTGGAAGATCACCGATGTGGGCGGCGTCGACGGTGCGCTGCCGCTGAAGTAACGGCCTGCACGCTTTTTCGTATCGCTGCGGATCAGCTCGCGGCGGAGCTCGCCAGTTCGCGTTCGCGCTTGGCGGCCTCGCGGGCCAGCATCCGGTCGCGCTGCTCTTCGAACTTCACCACGTCCTTGCCCAGCTTCTCCAGGAAGTTGCCGAGCCGTTCGCGGACGGCCTCACCGCGCGGGGTGAAGTCGGTGCGATCGAAGATGTTCCACTTCTTCAGCACCGGCTCCACCACATCCTCGAGGTGCTGGCGCAGGTCGTAGATGCCGTGCTTGGCCATCAGCACGCCGTTGCGGCGGAAGTTGGGCATGCCGGCGCCGGGCATCTGGAAGTTCTCCAGGATGAGCGTGATGGCCTCGAGCGTCTGGTCGGGCGCCAGGTCCAGGGCCGCACCGCACATGTTGCGGTAGAAGATCATGTGCAGGTTCTCGTCGGCGGCCACGCGCTGCAACATGCGGTCGGCGATCGGGTCGTCGCAGACCTTGCCGGTGTTGCGGTGCGAGACGCGGGTGGCGAGTTCCTGGAAGGTCACGTAGGCGACCGAGTGCAGGAAGCCGGCGTCGGCCTCGGCGGGGGAGGCGAACCCGTTGGTCATGTGGATCATGCGCGCCTCTTCCAGCGCGACGGGATCGACGCCGCGGGTGACCACCAGGTAGTCACGCATGACGATGCCGTGCCGGTTCTCCTCGGCGGTCCAGCGGCCGACCCAGGTGCCCCATGCGCCGTCCTGGGAGAAGTTTTCGGCGATCTCCCGGTGGTACGAGGGCAGATTGTCCTCGGTCAGCAGGTTGGTGATCATCGCGGCTTTGGCGACTTCACTCAGTTTCGACTGTTCCGGATCCCAATCGACGCCGCCGAGTGCGGCGAAATTGCGGCCGTCGTCCCACGGGACGTAGTCGTGCGGATGCCATTCCTTTGCCAGGGACAGGTGCCGGTTGACGTTCTCTTCGGCAACCGGCTCCAACTCCGTCAGCAGCTCGAGTTGAGTCAGATCCCTTGCCATGTATCAGCCCTTCATCTATGCGGTCTTGCGGGTCGCCCCCCTCAGGTTTGACCGTTGCCGATGCGGCCATACCTTACGGCACCGTAGGTGTGATGCGAAACGCATCCAGCCACGGAATTCTCGGGGTGATGGACGTCATACGCCGCCGTTGGCGCTCGGCAACTACTAGCGAGTGTATGACTTGGTCGCGCAGCGCCGGGTCTATCGGCGCGGGGCACACGGACGTTAGCGGACCAGGTGATCTTGTGCGATACCCCTCAGCCGGGGCCGGCGGTGTGGTTGGCCGCGATCTTCGGGCTTGCGCTGGATAGCGCTACGCCGAGGGCGGAGGTGTAAACTCCGCCGGCCACCGGGTTCGGTTGTCATAGGCGATGCCGGTGAGGTCCGCTCCAGTGAGATCTGCGCCGGTGAGGTTCGCGCCCGCAAGGCGCGCGCCGGCGAGGTTCGCATCGTAGAGGCTTGCATTGGCGAGGTTCGCGTCGAAGAGCCACGCTGACTTCAGGTCGGCACCTCCGAGGCTGGCTTCATTGAGATTGGCCCCACCGAGGTTCGCGTTGCCAAGGTTTGCGTGGTGGCCGGTTACTCGGGAGAGGTCCGCGCCGATGAGCAGGGCAGCGCCCATGTCCGCATCGACAAT
This genomic interval carries:
- a CDS encoding lipase chaperone — its product is MTEHSGSGATATIEKEAATAATAPTPDNNRPGTVSVQVSTIVRGAVIGALAVAVVVFAALWWSARGEVADREARDAAVARAEQVATDYAVGAATVNYQDINGWVSSLKAGTTDQLAGKFDSTAPKLERILVPLKWTSTAAPITAKVVSEQNGVYQVSVFVNVNSTNAQTPDGAQTTVSYNVTVDENSDWKITDVGGVDGALPLK
- the dusB gene encoding tRNA dihydrouridine synthase DusB; amino-acid sequence: MTTSELSTQLRIGPYPVDPAVVLAPMAGITNLAFRKLCREFGSPTSIYVCEMITARAVVERNEKTLHMMSFDEDEHPRSMQLYGVDPATLGEAVRIIVGEGWADHIDLNLGCPVPKVTRLGGGAALPYKRALFARIVRAMVAGAEPAGVPVTVKFRIGIDDDHLTYLDAGRIAEAEGAAAVALHARTAAQRYSGQADWSAIARLKEAVTTIPVLGNGDIFSADDAVRMMDETGCDGVVVGRGCLGRPWLFAELQAALRGEPLPEPPNLGRVGEVLYRHGALLAEHLGEDKAMRDLRKHMAWYLMGFPVGADLRRSFATVSSLVQLEDLIGQLDPTVPFPRDAEGPRGRQGSPGKVALPHGWLDDPDDPAVPAGADLMHSGG
- a CDS encoding LCP family protein, producing MGDDRHGHAPRPGGRAPWERYPAAGSPERDGFDAPRRARHADPADAESPSISVQDLVNRVDSERISRRRSAEPGRGEAQGRPAPAQRPDTASRQPVAPAQRPAPGARQPRPAQPPAGAEPTQRRTVANQRPAAPPPADDGRRAAQRRGEPTQRRAVDPTLADASRPPGEPAPRGRETGAMRRQPEATGRRAEPTRRSGDPEAGPNRPDPKRRQAASGAPVSAAPAAAAGRGRQSGSTPARGAGKTGASPVVQDIAGTADTTRRTAEPPEEVTDVIAPVEQTKRPGRGRGKTGDWPTTDTATPEAVGAPKRTRLAESKLRKHRKARMAGRAALAISAAVALLITGGGWSYLRASGNGFTQVSALGDNSEDVIDGNAQLGDENYLIVGTDTRAGANGKLGAGTIEDAEGARADTVLLVHVPKNRQRVVVVSFPRDLDVSRPECKGWDNAKNDYTEETYEPFIGDKLNAVYALGGPRCLVSTIQRLTGSTINHFIGIDFAGFEAMVDQVGGVQVCTTEPLIDGELGTVLEKPGKQIINGATALNYVRARKVYGEIRGDYDRINRQQKFLASLLRTALSSKVLLDLGKLNGFIKAFTQATFVDKVKPDDLLTLGRSLADVNAGAVTFLTIPTSGTNAYGNEIPRESDIKAIFKAIRDDRPLPGEKPGAAAPTPADTPTPPVPPSYVAVDPSTVSLLVSNGSGISGQAATVANKLNNVGFPIYNTGNYTGGTTDSTIVRYEEGYETEAATVASAIPGATMSPADAGELGGIIEVVLGTDYQGVISEPAAVGEEITDIAAAPSSPTQTALPEDLEHINAADDICA
- a CDS encoding acyl-ACP desaturase, which produces MARDLTQLELLTELEPVAEENVNRHLSLAKEWHPHDYVPWDDGRNFAALGGVDWDPEQSKLSEVAKAAMITNLLTEDNLPSYHREIAENFSQDGAWGTWVGRWTAEENRHGIVMRDYLVVTRGVDPVALEEARMIHMTNGFASPAEADAGFLHSVAYVTFQELATRVSHRNTGKVCDDPIADRMLQRVAADENLHMIFYRNMCGAALDLAPDQTLEAITLILENFQMPGAGMPNFRRNGVLMAKHGIYDLRQHLEDVVEPVLKKWNIFDRTDFTPRGEAVRERLGNFLEKLGKDVVKFEEQRDRMLAREAAKRERELASSAAS
- the pstA gene encoding phosphate ABC transporter permease PstA — protein: MTTTTTLDKPVKAPTFRHVSTGRRIRNNIATGLITLCFGIALIPLVWVLWMVISKGFEAIVAPEWWTHSQKGVLPDETAGGVYHAIYGTIVQSAVAAIIAVPLGIMAAIFLVEYGRGRLAKVTTFMVDILAGVPSIVAALFIFALWIATLGFPQSSFAVSLALVLLMLPVVVRSTEEMLKLVPDELREASYALGVPKWKTIVRIVIPTALPGMISGILLALARVMGETAPVLVLVGYSKSINFNIFDGNMASLPLLIYQELANPEPAGRLRVWGAALTLILMIALLYLAAAAVNKLLTRNR
- the phoU gene encoding phosphate signaling complex protein PhoU, which gives rise to MRVIYNEQMAGLAQLLGEMAGLAGSAMDRATQSLLQADLTLAEQVISEYDRISEMISDVEERTFALLALQAPVAGDLRQVVSAIQIVNDVNRMGALALHVAKVTRRRHPNHAVPESVNGYFAEMGRIAVSMGESAKEVLETRDPERAAQLNQQDDAMDDLHRHLFTLLMDRDWKYGVAAAVDVTLLGRYYERFADHAVEIGRRVIFLVTGELPPDDDAEV
- the pstB gene encoding phosphate ABC transporter ATP-binding protein PstB; protein product: MAKRIDIKDLNIYYGKFHAVADVSLTVLPRSVTAFIGPSGCGKSTVLRSLNRMHEVTPSARVEGAVLLDGEDIYGSQIDPVGVRRTIGMVFQRPNPFPTMSIRDNVVAGLKLQGVRSKAELDEVAERSLRGANLWNEVKDRLDKPGGGLSGGQQQRLCIARAIAVSPDVLLMDEPCSALDPISTLAIEDLITELKKEFTIVIVTHNMQQAARVSDQTGFFNLEAQGKPGKLIEIDDTEKIFSNPSQKQTEDYISGRFG
- the pstC gene encoding phosphate ABC transporter permease subunit PstC; this translates as MTVHPEVAPAGSSKSTGRQAAGDTAPMSSEPKPETPSVKGRQPHSQRTETIFRSLATAAGATIVGAIALIALFLLIRAVPSVMANEANFFTSAEFSTTNADHLRFGIRDLFMVTVLSSIFALVVAVPIGVGIALFLTHYAPTRMAKPFAMLIDLLAAVPSIVFGLWGFLVLAPQIEPVQRFLNENLGWFFLFAEGNVSISGGGTIFTAGVILAVMILPIITSVSREVFALTPVSHIEAAQALGATKWEVVRMTVLPYGRSGVIAGSMLGLGRALGETIAVLIVLRTAAQPGSWSLFDGGYTFASRIAASAAEFSAALPTGAYIAAGFVLFALTFVVNALARLASGGKVNS